A window of Carassius carassius chromosome 44, fCarCar2.1, whole genome shotgun sequence contains these coding sequences:
- the zgc:113184 gene encoding uncharacterized protein zgc:113184 — protein sequence MEEAYAALYQEFVRLQSLCLKQAAIIQHLSDTIQRQQGLATAPTMNFEEKSGHRPHPAERHDQEPLRDPNGPHILGSQTVSDLSQIDRGLDKLHLNLDMPDQKQDDHDKAVFHYPVKTTENSALDDLRRVEQNYYANQTSQRLRRPWSSSFLDSELVSQAGGLFMSGVTLQSQVCEFCHAVFPGHTSTRGEFLRHLTTHMT from the exons ATGGAGGAGGCGTATGCAGCACTGTACCAGGAGTTTGTCCGTCTCCAGTCTCTCTGCTTAAAACAAGCAGCAATAATACAACATCTCTCTGACACAATACAACGACAACAAG GTTTAGCCACGGCTCCAACTATGAACTTTGAGGAAAAGTCAGGACACCGACCCCATCCTGCAGAACGCCATGATCAAGAACCACTAAGAGATCCCAATGGACCACACATACTGGGCTCTCAAA ctgTTAGTGATCTCAGTCAAATTGATAGAGGACTAGACAAACTGCATCTTAACCTGGACATGCCAGATCAGAAACAGGATGACCACGATAAAGCAGTTTTCCACTATCCGGTAAAGACGACAGAAAACAGTgccttggatgacctgaggagaGTTGAGCAAAATTATTATGCTAACCAGACTTCACAGAGACTGCGG AGGCCCTGGTCATCCTCGTTTCTGGACAGTGAGTTGGTCAGTCAAGCTGGAGGGCTGTTCATGTCTGGAGTCACGCTGCAGTCACAGGTGTGTGAGTTCTGTCACGCTGTGTTTCCTGGACACACAAGCACCCGCGGAGAGTTTCTGCGTCACCTCACTACACACATGACCTGA